The proteins below are encoded in one region of Hordeum vulgare subsp. vulgare chromosome 3H, MorexV3_pseudomolecules_assembly, whole genome shotgun sequence:
- the LOC123440327 gene encoding uncharacterized protein LOC123440327 produces MGWLRSLVSPLRKLWCNMNTVPRKKRGIYILYDDVKSCQCEDVHVLWSILVESHGLPPPTPTPVLRLKR; encoded by the exons ATGGGGTGGCTCCGGTCCCTCGTCTCCCCGCTCAGGAAGCTCTGGTGCAACATGAACACCGTGCCGCGGAAGA AGAGGGGGATCTACATCCTGTACGACGACGTCAAGTCGTGCCAGTGCGAGGACGTGCACGTGCTGTGGTCGATCCTCGTCGAGTCCCACGGCCTGCCGCCGCCCACGCCCACGCCCGTGCTCAGGCTGAAGCGGTGA